In a single window of the Tigriopus californicus strain San Diego chromosome 2, Tcal_SD_v2.1, whole genome shotgun sequence genome:
- the LOC131893624 gene encoding uncharacterized protein LOC131893624 encodes MICDKRKTSSGVKNGLDSDDKEDGDVTSEGLRGPKLSRLNDDAPVESGDRNLETEFNTLKTLIPGLSERTNLEELDIIDACVLYIQALRNQLCPRSRNNSCRSLDPTKVLPSSSGTSSASEGFELVQEQEHPVEDPVSLDIAPSDKEPEELSDSNEIDEEDKENADRPTSDL; translated from the exons ATGATTTGTGACAAACGAAAGACAAGCTCGGGGGTGAAGAATGGCCTCGACAGTGATGACAAAGAGGACGGTGATGTGACAAGTGAAGGTCTCCGAGGGCCGAAATTATCTCGATTGAACGACGACGCTCCAGTCGAATCAGGGGATCGGAACTTGGAGACAGAATTCAACACCCTGAAAACTCTCATTCCGGGATTGTCAGAACGAACCAATCTAGAAGAG CTGGACATTATCGATGCCTGCGTTCTCTACATTCAAGCTTTGAGGAATCAGTTGTGTCCACGCTCCAGGAACAACAGCTGTCGATCATTGGATCCGACGAAGGTTTTGCCTTCGTCAAGTGGTACCAGCAGTGCTTCAGAGGGTTTCGAATTAgtacaagaacaagaacatcCTGTGGAGGATCCCGTTTCTTTAGACATTGCTCCCAGCGACAAAGAACCCGAGGAATTGTCAGACTCCAATGAGATCGATGAAGAAGATAAAGAGAATGCAGACAGACCAACAAGTGACTTGTAA